A region of Desulfovibrio inopinatus DSM 10711 DNA encodes the following proteins:
- a CDS encoding cupin domain-containing protein: MTILQKLDEIAKKPHPVAEGVDLQLMLTKAAHGLDVSCVLVSVPVGKEVPEHTHAEQVDIAFPLQGKGTMFVEGQGEFPVEPGSIVCVPKGAKHRIFNVTEDLLLYEVFTPALF; encoded by the coding sequence ATGACGATTCTGCAAAAATTGGACGAGATCGCGAAGAAACCCCATCCTGTTGCCGAGGGTGTCGATCTCCAACTCATGCTGACGAAGGCCGCACATGGACTGGACGTCTCCTGTGTGCTGGTCAGCGTTCCTGTCGGAAAGGAAGTGCCTGAGCACACCCATGCCGAACAGGTGGACATCGCCTTCCCGCTCCAGGGCAAAGGGACCATGTTTGTTGAAGGCCAAGGTGAATTTCCGGTTGAACCGGGAAGCATTGTATGTGTCCCGAAAGGAGCCAAGCATCGTATCTTCAATGTCACAGAAGATCTGCTGCTCTACGAGGTTTTTACGCCGGCATTGTTCTAA
- a CDS encoding FecR family protein, translating to MKSPRLLLLSAIVMLFSYVPQAIAQSSEPVGYALDVEHYVAARESKQWKRTLQTQSPVFLQDIVESGDKAKAVFTFWDGASLALAENSEIVLADFVYDPNAPTSDKLVMEIGKGVFRAVTGAVVSKQENRFQIKTLRGVVGVRGTDLLLILDAMRLVVAVLSGGPALFTSATTGAVSTINHGMALIVSSANPNGALVPITTDMRDQAENLGHNPEEIRETAAKILGRSKGSLRGSNQEILLRTRQYIHDLMTEDRLNRIQIESVMEERGKKDGTDSTDGDHNQNDGGSCSGNRG from the coding sequence AATCACCAAGGTTGCTCTTGCTTTCGGCAATCGTCATGTTGTTTTCATATGTTCCACAAGCGATAGCACAGTCGTCAGAGCCTGTAGGTTATGCGTTGGACGTGGAACACTATGTTGCAGCACGAGAATCAAAACAATGGAAACGCACTCTTCAAACGCAGAGCCCTGTCTTTCTACAGGATATTGTGGAGTCTGGCGACAAAGCCAAAGCCGTCTTCACATTCTGGGATGGAGCAAGTCTCGCTCTGGCAGAGAACAGCGAAATTGTCTTGGCCGATTTTGTCTATGATCCCAACGCCCCGACCTCAGATAAACTTGTTATGGAAATTGGCAAAGGCGTCTTTCGTGCTGTCACCGGAGCGGTCGTTTCCAAGCAAGAAAACCGATTCCAGATAAAAACCCTCCGTGGTGTTGTCGGGGTCCGTGGAACGGATTTGTTGCTTATCCTCGATGCAATGCGGCTTGTGGTGGCGGTATTGTCCGGCGGACCAGCTTTATTCACCTCCGCAACGACAGGAGCTGTCTCCACGATTAACCATGGCATGGCACTGATCGTCTCCTCAGCTAATCCAAATGGAGCACTCGTCCCCATCACCACGGATATGCGAGATCAAGCTGAAAACCTTGGCCATAATCCTGAAGAAATACGAGAAACCGCTGCCAAAATCCTCGGTCGATCCAAAGGCTCGCTCCGCGGCAGCAACCAGGAAATCTTGTTGAGGACACGCCAATACATTCACGATCTTATGACCGAAGATCGATTGAACCGTATTCAAATTGAATCTGTCATGGAAGAACGCGGCAAAAAGGATGGAACGGATTCAACAGACGGAGACCATAACCAAAACGATGGAGGGAGTTGCTCTGGCAATCGAGGGTAA